A part of Aegilops tauschii subsp. strangulata cultivar AL8/78 chromosome 2, Aet v6.0, whole genome shotgun sequence genomic DNA contains:
- the LOC109787219 gene encoding potassium transporter 19: MSLEVEKPLFIETTKRLERQDSLIGDAEKVSNIKGHGSEGNWTQVLHLAFQSIGIIYGDVGTSPLYCYSSTFPNGVKDKDDILGVLSLILYTLILLPMIKYVFIVLYADDNGDGGTFALYSLISRYSKIRLIPNQQAEDSMVSNYSIESPSLSLKRAQWLKEKLESSKAAKIGLFTITILGTSMVMGDGTLTPAISVLSAVSGIKEKVPSLTETQIVWISVPILFMLFSVQRFGTDKVGYSFAPIISVWFVLIAGIGIYNIVVYEITILRAFNPMHILYYFGRNGKEAWISLGGAILCVTGTEGMYADLGHFNITAIQISFNGVLFPSVALCYMGQAAYLRKFPENVADTFYRSLPAPMFWPTFTVAILSAIIASQAMLSGAFAILSKALSLGCFPRVRVIHTSKHHQGQVYIPEVNFLMGLASVIITITFRTTTEIGNAYGICVVTVFSITTHLMTIVMLLVWKKNIIFILLFYVVFSSIEWIYLSSILSKFIQGGYLPFCFALVLMALMVTWHYVHVMKYWYELDHIVPIDEVTALLEKHNVQRIPGVGILYSELVQGIPPVFLRLVEKIPSVHSIFLFMSIKHLPIPHVAPVERFVFRQVGPREHRMFRCVARYGYSDGVEDSGQFARFLAERLKMFIEDENAFAVEKPENEDTDSPSGVSEGQTKPRKSARSVHSEEVIEPPMNNHVGRISSYSLQTIEEEKQLIDAEMKRGVVYLMGSANVIAGPESPTLKVVVVDYVYSFLRRNLAEGHKVLSIPKDQLLKVGITYEI, translated from the exons ATGTCACTAGAAGTTGAGAAACCACTGTTCATCGAGACAACCAAACGGCTTGAGCGCCAAGACTCACTTATTGGTGATGCGGAGAAGGTCTCTAATATCAAAGGCCATGGTTCCGAG GGAAACTGGACACAAGTACTGCATCTTGCATTTCAGAGCATCGGCATCATTTATGGGGATGTTGGGACATCGCCGCTCTATTGTTACTCGAGCACCTTCCCTAACGGCGTCAAAGACAAGGATGATATCTTGGGTGTCCTCTCGCTCATCCTATACACCCTCATCCTTTTACCGATGATCAAGTATGTCTTCATCGTGCTCTATGCAGATGACAACGGAGATG GTGGCACATTTGCGCTCTACTCACTTATATCGCGGTATTCAAAGATAAGGCTGATCCCAAACCAGCAGGCAGAGGATTCAATGGTGTCGAATTACAGCATAGAATCACCAAGCTTATCACTGAAGAGGGCACAATGGTTGAAGGAGAAGCTTGAGTCCAGCAAGGCAGCCAAGATTGGCCTCTTCACCATCACAATCCTTGGCACATCCATGGTGATGGGTGATGGGACCTTGACACCAGCAATTTCTG TGCTCTCTGCAGTGAGCGGGATCAAAGAGAAAGTGCCAAGTTTAACTGAAA CACAGATAGTCTGGATCTCGGTGCCTATTCTGTTCATGCTCTTTTCAGTCCAGCGTTTTGGGACAGATAAGGTCGGGTACTCCTTTGCTCCGATCATCTCGGTGTGGTTCGTTCTTATTGCTGGCATTGGAATATATAACATTGTAGTGTATGAGATCACTATTCTCCGAGCCTTCAATCCTATGCACATACTATATTACTTCGGAAGAAATGGGAAGGAAGCATGGATTTCACTAGGAGGTGCTATCTTGTGTGTTACAG GTACAGAGGGTATGTATGCGGACCTAGGACATTTCAATATCACGGCCATTCAG ATAAGCTTTAATGGTGTCTTGTTCCCTTCGGTGGCACTATGTTACATGGGGCAAGCAGCATATCTGAGGAAATTCCCAGAGAATGTTGCAGACACCTTCTACAGATCTCTCCCAG CACCAATGTTCTGGCCAACCTTCACCGTTGCCATTCTTTCGGCTATAATTGCAAGCCAAGCTATGCTCTCTGGCGCATTCGCTATCCTGTCCAAGGCCCTATCTCTTGGTTGCTTCCCCAGGGTTCGGGTTATCCATACCTCCAAGCATCACCAGGGGCAGGTGTACATTCCTGAAGTGAATTTTCTGATGGGACTGGCTAGTGTTATAATCACGATCACCTTCAGAACTACCACCGAAATCGGGAATGCTTATG GGATCTGTGTCGTGACCGTCTTCTCAATCACCACCCATTTGATGACTATCGTGATGTTGCTCGTGTGGAagaaaaacatcatcttcatcctGTTGTTTTACGTTGTGTTTAGTTCCATAGAGTGGATCTACCTGTCTTCAATACTGTCAAAGTTCATCCAGGGTGGGTACCTGCCATTCTGCTTCGCGCTTGTCCTGATGGCCCTAATGGTAACATGGCACTATGTGCATGTCATGAAGTACTGGTACGAGCTTGACCACATCGTCCCCATTGATGAGGTGACGGCACTGCTTGAGAAGCATAATGTGCAGCGGATCCCTGGGGTGGGCATCTTGTACTCGGAGCTGGTGCAAGGTATTCCCCCGGTGTTCCTGCGGTTGGTGGAGAAAATTCCATCTGTGCACTCTATCTTTTTGTTCATGTCGATCAAGCACCTACCCATCCCTCATGTGGCACCTGTGGAGCGGTTCGTCTTCCGGCAGGTTGGTCCAAGGGAGCATCGGATGTTCCGGTGTGTTGCACGATATGGTTACAGTGACGGGGTAGAGGATTCAGGTCAGTTCGCGAGGTTCCTAGCGGAGAGGTTGAAGATGTTCATCGAAGATGAGAATGCATTTGCAGTGGAGAAACCGGAAAATGAGGATACTGACTCTCCAAGCGGAGTTTCGGAAGGTCAAACGAAGCCGAGGAAGTCCGCACGATCTGTACACAGCGAGGAGGTGATAGAGCCGCCAATGAACAACCATGTAGGGAGGATTAGTTCCTATTCTCTTCAGACGATTGAGGAGGAGAAGCAGCTGATTGACGCAGAGATGAAGCGAGGGGTGGTTTATCTGATGGGGTCAGCCAATGTGATAGCAGGACCTGAATCACCCACCTTAAAGGTGGTCGTGGTAGACTATGTTTATTCATTCTTGAGGAGGAACTTGGCAGAGGGTCACAAGGTGTTGTCCATTCCTAAAGATCAGCTGCTCAAAGTTGGGATCACATATGAGATATAG